In the Arachis stenosperma cultivar V10309 chromosome 8, arast.V10309.gnm1.PFL2, whole genome shotgun sequence genome, CAGTAGATTGATATAGTTTGAGTCTTTAGTTGATTTTGATTCCAATTTCTATTGAGAGTTGAAGATTTCATTGGTGAAATGGAAATATTGGAACCTTTTGCTGGTACGGATAAGATTATGTGTCTTTTTTTTTCCTGtacttttaaaaatagaaattacAACACAAATACTTAAACAACTTTAAGTGTTATGGATTGATAATATTCTAGTCAAATTCTTGCACTTAAAACATTTGTAAGTATTAGATGATTGAGTTAAACTACTTTATTACTCTTATTATAGTATACGATTAAATATCtattaaaaaatctaatattAAACATACATACAAATAATATAAGTGACAAAATTTTTAAGCTTTGTTTAGTTGGAGATAAGTAAAAAAgtaatagaagagagagaagagaagttGCAAATTTTTATGTGTAATTAGTTGAACTAGGGCTTTGAAAAATTTTCCAAGCTTGGGACAATTTTTCAGGGTTCTAGAGAGTGAAAGAATGCGTTGGGAAGAGAGATTTGAGAAAATTAGAGTAAATTTggaatgatttaaaaaaattttatctattgttgattaaatttaattattaattatatctaAATAATTAGTTTAAGGATATTGTCAGTGGTCACTTCACCAGTATTTTTGTCGGAGATATATTCTAGTAAGTTTGAGGGTAtgcttgtcaaattttaaaatcatccacgaactattttattaataacaaaaGTCAGATACCATTTTATCAGCGTCAGAATTTTTAAGTATTGATTTGGTATTTACGTCTTAATAAAATTCTCTATCTTTGATTTAAAAAAAgcataaatataaatttaagaTAAGACatagaaaatatttattttaattttttattatattttgaacataatatttatgtaaaaatataaaattttttataaattataataatatattgatattttttaatattgaagtatttttcaagtttttatttaatttcattttatatatataaatggtGTACATAATTCAGttgattgaatttaaatatttccATGCATGGCATAGTCTGTTTTAAAACCTTAAACCCCACAAAACCCTTCTCCCCATCGTCCTCGATCACAATTCGGAAGGTagctcctcatcttctgctattttttctTACAAAAATTATTCGATCTTGAAATGCAGTTTTGCTCGCTTCCTTTCTCAATCAgctacattttttttttcatttctacTATATTCAGAAATTTCGCAAAAAGAAACAAGCATTTCTCCCTTTCAATCTCTATACATTGGTTTCCTCATTAACTTGATTGATTGCATTTGATCATTACAATACCTTGCCTTTGAATTATTTCTCTGTGTGTGTTTTTATATGATACCATTTGAATAATCGCATATTTCAGGGGTGAAATTCAGCTGGTGACTGAGCTTTGTTTTCTGTTGTGTGAGGGAAAATGAATCTGAAGAACATGAAGGTTCCGAACGTTCCCGGAGGTGCTGGTGGTGGCGCAGCGTCGGCGCTGTTGAAGCTGAGTGTCATCGGCGGGATTGGTTTGTATGCTGCTGCCAACAGTCTCTACAATGTTGAAGGAGGACACCGAGCTATTGTTTTCAACCGTTTGATTGGTGTCAAAGACAAGGTCTCTTTTGGTAAATTATTTTCGTGTTTGTGGTATAATTGTTGGGAAGAGAAAATGGGGAGTAAATCTTCATGGATGAGAAAATTTTCATGAATATCCATGCCATCATTTAATTATCTTTGCAGTGCTTTTGATGTTGTTGTGATTGCCCGTATAGGAATTTTGCTCTTCTTTGATCATAGGTTGTTATCTTTCAAGGGATCTAGTTAGTTGTCAGGGTTGTTTGGAAGTGTTATCAATAGCAATTGCAAAACAATTGTCTTCCCTTTATGTCTTCAAAAATATGATGTAATGGGTAATCTGCAGGTCTATCCGGAAGGGACACACTTTGTTGTTCCATGGTTTGAGAGGCCTGTCATATATGATGTTCGTGCACGACCGCATCTAGTTGAGAGTACCTCAGGAAGTCGTGATCTCCAGATGGTAAATAAACTTTTTGCTAAGAgaggtgtttttttttttccatgaTGATGCTATTTCATAATGCTCTGCATAAAGTGGATATGCTATATAACCTTAACAACTTTAGAACCTAAGAGGTGTTCGTTAAAGGCATTTCAAAATTGGAATGATGTAGACTAAGTCTATCACCTCgcatattttgttttaaaatgatTTCATTCTGAATTTGCGAGCTGCTTTAAACTTGCATATCTTATGGCAGACACATCAGTATTCGATTTTCAAAGCTCCAATTCTCCTTGTCAACTCAACTATCTGCatgatttttttctttgtattcTTCGTGCTGTGATTTTTAGCTTATCTGGATTGTTCAATGATATTGTGTTTTGAGAAAATTATCATGAAACAgttcatatttttaattattcaacCTTGTGAAATGTTGACCTTATAAAAATTGCACATAAATGTTATACAGGTGAAAATTGGGCTTCGAGTCCTTACTCGTCCTTTGCCAAGTGAGTTACCTTCAATTTATAGGACCCTCGGTGAGAACTTTAATGAAAGGGTTTTGCCTTCAATTATACATGAAACTTTGAAAGCTGTTGTCGCCCAATACAATGCCAGCCAGCTTATTACTCAGCGTGAGGTAATCAGTAATCCTTGtatatttctgaaaggttgtgtATGAACATGTATGAAAAAACTCAACCATTTCAACAAAGTTACCAGTTGCTGAGATGTCTTTTATAGAATTGCAGTTTCAAATggttaaaataattttttggttTGCAATATTGTTATGGTAAGCAAAATGGGTACATCCAAGTGAATTAATTCTGCTGAACTAAGTTATCATTACCATTTACACACTACCGAAGTGTGTTTTGTGTAGCTACCCACATGAGGAGATTTACTGTGTTAACTTAGGGGATTTGCTTTGGTTTTTTTGTGCATATCCCTTCTAGTTTCTTGCATTCCATGCATTGCTTTCCTTGTCAAGTTGAAAGGTCCAGTTCTAACATGAGGGAAgtatgtttaattttaattgactTATTATTTGTAGGCTGTTAGTAGGGAAATCTGGAAGGTTCTGACTGAGAGGGCTGTTAACTTCAATATCGCCCTTGATGATGTGTCAATTACCACTCTAACGTTTGGCAAGGAGTTTACTGCTGCAATTGAAGCCAAACAGGTGGCTGCACAAGAAGCTGAGAGGGCTAAATTTGTTGTGGAGAAAGCTGAACAAGACAAGAGAAGTGCCGTAATTAGAGCACAGGTGAGAATAAAATATGAATTCATATTTATCATTACGAACTAGTGAATAGTACAAATTGCTGCATTTATTTCTTGTTTCCTTTTACAATGCACCGGCTTATGTACATGCTAGTGGTGTTACTTGCTGGTTAGACTATTACAACTTCATTTTCATTAGTTCTTGTTCTGGAAATCCAACCTGAAAAACTCACTGAAAAACATTGCTCTAGATGCCGCgttctgtttttttattttgggtGAATATGTTGGGTTATTTCATTAAACCACTGCTAATTAATCTTGCTTTCGTAATATTTAGTTTCTCCTAATCTTCGTTACACCTCCTTTACACAACAGGGAGAAGCAAAAAGTGCCCAACTTATTGGACAAGCTATTGCCAACAATCCAGCTTTTATCACACTGAGGAAGATCGAAGCCGCAAGAGAGATTGCGAATACCGTATCCAACGCAGCAAATAAGGTTTACCTGAACTCAGATGATCTGTTGCTGAATCTTCAGGAGATGAAGTTGGAGCCAAGCAAGAAGTGATCTGCTGAACTTGGTTTGTGATGATCGTTTTCATTCTCTCATTAGAAAGTACGAAACCTATTCAATTTCATGATGTATATGTTGAGAGTAGTCCTTACAAAATAACTAGATAGTTGAATGTAACCTTTTTCAAACTTTAGCCAAAGGATTATTTGAGATCCAAATGATCCGGATTACATAAAATGATGATTaattgattatgattattgtTAGATAATGTATTAGGACctgatatttatttatttctgtttTATGCTTATGTGTATGATTCAGTTAATAGGGTCAAAGTTATTAGTGGCCTCAGAGGCaagttagttttttttattcagCTAGTTTCTAGTTTTAAGGAAGTGGAGTCCTATTCTTAAGATAGTGGAGTGAGTGGttagtttccttttctttctgttatTGTATTTAACAGTTTATTGAATAGTGGTAGAGTGTAGTTTTTTTTGCTTCTTCAGTTCTCTAGTGttcaactctctctctctttttctctgaACATACAACAGTTCGAGTGTGAGATCTGCAATACATTGCAGAACAGTGAGTGAGAGTGTGTGAGGATTGAGTGAAACAACAacaaattggtatcagagccttAAGTATCTTAAGGGCTGTGGTGATGGAAGCTTCATCAACAACTATTGGGCTAGCAGGCATTGCTCCTCCAATCCTTGATGGGAGCAATTATCATGTCTGGCAAGTGAGGATGAAAGCATTCCTTGAAGGAGCTGATCTGTGGGAGGCAGTGGAGGATGACTACGTGGTGCCTCCATTGGTTGTCAATCCAACTGCAAATCAACAAAAGCTCTACAAAGAACGTGTGACTAGAAAAGCCAAAGCAAGATCTAGTCTCTATGCTGCTGTTACTcctattatttttaataggaTTATGAGTCTAGAATCTGCAAAAGATATTTGGGATTTTTTGAAGAAAGAATATGAGGGCAATAAGAAGATTAAAGGAATGAAAGCAATGAACCTTAAAAGGGAGCTAGAAAGAGTGCATATGAGGGAAAATGAATCAGTTCAAGAATTTGCTAATAAACTCCTAGACTTAACCAATAAATTGGCACTGTTGGGTACTGATCTTGGAGAGGAAAGACTTGTCGAGAAACTCCTGTGTTCTGTACCTGAAAGATTTGAAGCTACTATAGCATCTCTTGAGAACACAAGAGAAATCTCAGAGATGCCATTTGCTGAAGCAGTTAGTGCTCTTCAAGCACAAGAACAAAGGAGGGTACTGAGGAGAGGAGATGAGCCAGTTGAAGGTGCAATGCAGGCTAGGGTGAAGCATGGAAGTGGTGAGAAGAAGAAGCAAGGCAAGCAGTTTGGTGCTCAACAGACCAGTTTTAGTTCAAGTGATGCACAAGTGAGGAAAAGGAGTGATGaagcctgcaaacactgtggaAAGAAAGGTCATCCTTTCTTTAGGTGTTGGAGAAGACCAAATGTAGTCTGCAGGAAGTGTGGGAAGATGGGGCACATAGAGAGAATCTGCAAAGAAAAGAGCTCTCAACAAGGAGAGGCTCAAGCAGCTGCAGGTGAAGTGGAGCAATTGTTTGCTGCTTCAGGCTTTGTGTCTCAAGTCTCACGTGATGGATGGCTGGTGGACAGTGGCTGTTCCAATCACATGTCAGGAAATGAGGCAATTTTCACTAATATTGACAGATCAGTCAATACTAGAGTGAGAATTGGGAATGGTGATCATCTAGAGGTTGAAGGAAGAGGCAATGTGTTACTTGAAGGCCCTGGAGGAATCAAGCTGATGTCTGATGTCTACTATGTTCCCAAGATAGATCAGAATCTTCTGAGTGTGGGACAGTTAGTTGAGAAGGGCATGAAGATTGTGTTTGATAAGAATGAATGTGCTATTGCAGATGAGGAGGGCAAACTCTTGTTTAGGATCCCTATGCAGAACAAAACATTTGCATTCGATCCTGCAAGCAAAGAGAGCAAAGCTATGGCATGTGTGCAGGGTCAGGAGGAGTTGTGGCATAGAAGGTTGGGTCACTTTCACTATAAGGGATTGCAGTTTATGCAGAGGCATGGTTTAGTTGAAGACTTGCCTCAGTCGGGAAGTGAAGTGTCTGATTGTGAAGTATGTCTGCAAGGGAAGCTAGTAAGGAAGCCATTCCAGAAAACAAGATGGAGGGCCAAGAAGAAGCTTCAACTGGTTCACTCAGATGTTTGTGGGCCTATGCCTGAGGAGTCACTGAACAAAAGCAAGTACTTTGTGACCTTCATTGATGACTGCACAAGATTTTGCTGGGTCTACTTTCTCAAACAAAAGTCAGAAGTTGATGAAGTATTTCTGAGGTTCAAACAAGAGGTGGAGAATGAAGCAAATTGTAAAATAAAGACAGTGAGGAGTGATAATGGTGGTGAGTATACCTCAAAAAGGTTCAAAGCCATCTGTGAGGATTCTGGCATAAAGCAGCAGTTTACAGTTCCTTATACtccccaacaaaatggggtgAGTGAAAGGAAAAATAGAAGCATTGTGGAGATGGGAAGATGTATGCTACAAGGCAAACAACTACCCAAGAGCTTCTGGGCAGAAGCAGTAAATACTGCTGTCTTCTTGTTGAATAGGTTACCAACCAAAGCTCTCAACAAGCAGACATCATTCGAGGCATGGCACGGGTACAAACCAAAGGTTAGTGGACTAAGAACATTTGGTTGTCTATGCTATTACTTAACTCCTTCAATCAGTAGAGACAAGCTTGATCATAGAGGTGAGGCTGGTATCTTTGTAGGGTATAGTTCTCAGTCTAAAGCCTATAGAGTGTATTGTCCTGATGCACAAAAGATTACTGTGAGTAGAGATGTGATTTTTTGTGAAGATAAAAATTGGGAGAGGGCAgtatttgaaaagaaaatggcTGACAATATTGTAGTTGAAGCTAATGTGCAGAATGAGGATGAGTTAAATGAGGAAGCAGATCTACAGAATGAGTGTGAGCTGATTGAAGATGAATTGATTGATCATTTGCCTATGCGAGGTACAAGACCACTGGCAGAGGTCTATGCCAGATGTAATGTGGCTCTCCTAGAACCAGGAACAGTTGAGGAAGCAAAAGGAAGTGTGGAGTGGGCCtcagctatgaaagaagaacTGAGCATGATCAACAAGAACAACACATGGCAACTTGTATCTAAGCCTGATCACAAGAAGACTATAGGTGTCAAATGGGTTTTTAAGACAAAATTGAACCCAAATGGCACTGTGAACAAGTATAAAGCCAGGTTGGTTGTGAAGGGATATGCTCAAGTGAGTGGGGTGGACTACTCTGAAACTTTTGCTCCGGTTGCTCGCATGGATACCATCAGATTGCTACTAGCTGTTGCTGCACAGAAAAGGTGGACCATCTATCAGCTGGATGTGAAATCAGCTTTCCTAAATGGTGACCTATCTGAGGACATCTATGTAGACCAACCAGAAGGATTTGTTGTTAAAGGCCATGAAGACAAAGTGTATAAGCTGAGGAAAGCCTTGTATGGGCTGAAACAAGCTCCCAGGGCTTGGTATAGCAAAATTGATTGTTATCTACATCAGCTTGGGTTCCAAAAGAGTCTAAGTGAAGTCACTCTGTACTACAAACAGAGTGAGAGAGGCCTTGTGGTGGTGTCTATCTATGTCGATGATCTGCTTGTTACAGGA is a window encoding:
- the LOC130946704 gene encoding prohibitin-1, mitochondrial-like; translation: MNLKNMKVPNVPGGAGGGAASALLKLSVIGGIGLYAAANSLYNVEGGHRAIVFNRLIGVKDKVYPEGTHFVVPWFERPVIYDVRARPHLVESTSGSRDLQMVKIGLRVLTRPLPSELPSIYRTLGENFNERVLPSIIHETLKAVVAQYNASQLITQREAVSREIWKVLTERAVNFNIALDDVSITTLTFGKEFTAAIEAKQVAAQEAERAKFVVEKAEQDKRSAVIRAQGEAKSAQLIGQAIANNPAFITLRKIEAAREIANTVSNAANKVYLNSDDLLLNLQEMKLEPSKK